The stretch of DNA CATGCTTCCTCCTATTTAAAGAAATTGACATTGTGGAGATGAGGGATTTTTCGAATTTCTTCTATGGCCTCATCACAGTTGCGACTGTCGACTTCGATAATCATGATGGCTTTTTCACCAGCTTTTTCACGAGTAACATTCATCTGGGCGATATTGATACCATAGCGTGAAAGAGCCTCTGTTACGAGGGCAATCATACCTGGAATATCTTGATGAACAATGATGATAGTCGGTGTATTCATATTGAGAGAGACGGCAAAGCCATTGAGTTCGGTGACCTGAATATTCCCTCCACCGATAGAAATACCAGTCACGCTGATGGTCTTGTGGGCATTTTTGACGGTAATTTTAGTGGTGTTTGGATGCGGAGCATTGCTGTCTTTCTGAATAGTCCAGACAATCTTGATGCCACGCTTGTGGGCAATTTCCAGACTGTTTGGGATCTCAGGATCATCTGTATCCATGCCCAAAATACCTGCGACAAGGGCTAGGTCTGTCCCGTGACCACGATAAGTCTTGGCAAATGAGTTAAAAAGTTGGAATTCGACTTCTGTCGGAGTATCGTCAAAGATGGAAGAGACAATCTTACCAATACGAACAGCACCAGCGGTATGACTACTAGATGGGCCAATCATAACTGGTCCGATGATATCAAAGACAGATTGAAAACGAAGTGATTTCATCAGTTTCCCCTTATAAAAATTCTTATCTCTATTATATCAAAGAATGAAGGTCTTGGCTTTAATTGTGGATGAAAACCTTTTTACACTACAAATAGCATAAAAAAGCATCTTTTGTAACAAAAAATAGCTTATTTAGGGAAATAAAAAATAATTTTGTAATATTTCTACATAAAAGTGTCAAGAAACGGTAATATTTAAAGGGTATGATAGAACTATAGAAAGAAGGAGAATTTTCAAATATGAAATCAACAACTAAAAAGATTAAAACAACTCTTGCAGGAGTAGCTGCCTTGTTTGCAGTATTTGCTCCATCATTTGTATCTGCTCAAGAATCATCAACTTACACTGTTAAAGAAGGTGATACACTTTCAGAAATCGCTGAAACTCACAACACAACTGTTGAGAGATTGGCAGAAAACAACCACATTGACAACATCCATCTGATTTATGTTGGTCAAGAGTTGGTTATCGATGGCCCTGTAGCACCAGCTACAACACCAGCGCAAACTACTTATGCAGCACCAGCAGCTCAAGATGAAACTGTTTCAGCTCCAGTAGCAGAAACTACAGAAGTAGCAGAAGAAGCAGCTCCAGTGGCAAGCGCACCTGCAGCAGAAGAAACGGTTACTTCAACAGAAACTTCAGCACCAGCTGCAACTGTAAGTGGCTCTGAAGCAGAAGCTAAAGAATGGATTGCACAAAAAGAATCAGGTGGTAGCTATACAGCTACAAACGGCCAATACATTGGACGTTACCAATTGACAGATTCATACTTGAACGGTGACTACTCAGCTGAAAACCAAGAACGTGTAGCAGATGCCTACGTTGCAGGACGTTACGGTTCATGGTCAGCCGCTAAAAACTTCTGGCTTAACAACGGCTGGTATTAAGAAATAGGGGAAAGAGCTTTTAATGGCTCTTTTTTCTTTTTAGAAGCCTGTTCACACTGTGTAGCCAATTTGATATAATCTTCTCAAAAAAGTAGTATAATGTTTTTATAGAATATAAATAGTGGTGGATAGCATGCATGCATTATTAGCAACAAGATTAAAAAATAAGCGAAAAGAGCTGGGCTGGTCGCAAAAAGAGTTGGCAGAAGGAATTTGCCAACAAACTCAGATAAGTCGCATGGAACAAGGCAAATATATGCCAGGAGCAGATTTGTTATATAAATTATCTGAAAAAATGGGCTTAAATATGGACTATTTCTTTTCAGGAGAAATTTCGAAAGAGTTTCTAGGCTTATCTGCTTTCAAGAGGTTGTCTGAAACATTGTTGGAAAATC from Streptococcus mitis encodes:
- the sdaAB gene encoding L-serine ammonia-lyase, iron-sulfur-dependent subunit beta — encoded protein: MKSLRFQSVFDIIGPVMIGPSSSHTAGAVRIGKIVSSIFDDTPTEVEFQLFNSFAKTYRGHGTDLALVAGILGMDTDDPEIPNSLEIAHKRGIKIVWTIQKDSNAPHPNTTKITVKNAHKTISVTGISIGGGNIQVTELNGFAVSLNMNTPTIIIVHQDIPGMIALVTEALSRYGINIAQMNVTREKAGEKAIMIIEVDSRNCDEAIEEIRKIPHLHNVNFFK
- a CDS encoding LysM peptidoglycan-binding domain-containing protein, which gives rise to MKSTTKKIKTTLAGVAALFAVFAPSFVSAQESSTYTVKEGDTLSEIAETHNTTVERLAENNHIDNIHLIYVGQELVIDGPVAPATTPAQTTYAAPAAQDETVSAPVAETTEVAEEAAPVASAPAAEETVTSTETSAPAATVSGSEAEAKEWIAQKESGGSYTATNGQYIGRYQLTDSYLNGDYSAENQERVADAYVAGRYGSWSAAKNFWLNNGWY